The Nocardioides sp. S5 genome includes a window with the following:
- a CDS encoding protein kinase family protein yields the protein MPTSMQAGDVLAGRYRLDDLLAESAGGRFWRAHDQVLHRAVSVHLLPGDDERAPALLEAARRSGPVVNRRLLRVLDAEVADGRCYVVNEWGQGESLDILLTREGPLAPRRAAWLVGEVADSMAEAHDAGLAHGCLTPENVLIDQHGQVRIIGFGVEAALRGLPAGRISVDEIDLAGLLYCALTGKWAGVSESGVPAAPEVHGDVLRPRRVRAGIPRMLDALCDQVLNPEHAPGEAGSDYTARRLRDLLHDYVGDVAGTPLPVAPGVPLVTTPTPTPTVPDGDVVDADAIEPDPEPAPEPEAAPDPEPDPQPEPAPTPVVDLPTQAGMPVFHDDDEVDWLRARADKPAPPPPLDDPTPKPLFAPDPPDGEPVRRPRPGSRAANGGQGYWPWDVSQDSSVSQDSGVRPPPGRDTGSWSSGSWAGDRWGTGDGLDDTGEQVPGRSWIRLAMIVGICLLVGVAAVAAYQLGLKPPIPGDSTDEPTTSASPTATEPTPFTDLVADDFDPQGAPPREENPEQVPNVVDGDPATAWTTSTYEQNFGPGGLKSGVGVVIDLGTTRAVRRVVVTTSGGQTALAAYVTSEAPTGVAGLTPVDTASADGPVTIELDEAVSGRYVTVWLTLIPAVDGGFRGTISEVQVLG from the coding sequence ATGCCGACGTCGATGCAGGCCGGTGACGTCCTCGCCGGGCGCTATCGGCTCGACGACCTGCTCGCCGAGAGCGCCGGCGGGCGGTTCTGGCGCGCCCACGACCAGGTGCTGCACCGCGCGGTCTCGGTGCACCTGCTGCCCGGCGACGACGAGCGCGCGCCGGCGCTGCTCGAGGCCGCCCGGCGCAGCGGTCCGGTGGTCAACCGTCGCCTGCTCCGCGTGCTCGACGCGGAGGTCGCCGACGGCCGGTGCTACGTCGTCAACGAGTGGGGCCAGGGCGAGTCGCTCGACATCCTGCTCACCCGCGAAGGTCCGCTGGCGCCCCGGCGCGCGGCCTGGCTCGTCGGGGAGGTGGCCGACAGCATGGCCGAGGCCCACGACGCCGGCCTCGCCCACGGCTGCCTGACCCCGGAGAACGTGCTGATCGACCAGCACGGGCAGGTGCGGATCATCGGCTTCGGGGTGGAGGCGGCCCTGCGCGGACTGCCCGCCGGGCGGATCAGCGTCGACGAGATCGACCTCGCCGGGCTGCTCTACTGCGCGCTCACCGGCAAGTGGGCCGGCGTGTCGGAGTCGGGGGTCCCCGCGGCTCCCGAGGTGCACGGCGACGTGCTGCGCCCGCGTCGCGTCCGGGCCGGCATCCCGCGGATGCTCGACGCGCTGTGCGACCAGGTCCTCAACCCCGAGCACGCGCCGGGCGAGGCCGGCTCCGACTACACCGCGCGCCGGCTCCGCGACCTGCTCCACGACTACGTCGGCGACGTCGCCGGGACGCCCCTGCCCGTGGCGCCCGGGGTCCCGCTGGTCACCACGCCCACCCCGACACCGACCGTCCCGGACGGCGACGTCGTCGACGCCGACGCGATCGAGCCGGACCCGGAGCCCGCACCCGAGCCCGAGGCCGCACCCGACCCTGAGCCCGACCCGCAGCCCGAGCCGGCCCCGACGCCCGTCGTCGACCTCCCCACCCAGGCGGGGATGCCGGTCTTCCACGACGACGACGAGGTCGACTGGCTCCGCGCGCGCGCCGACAAGCCCGCTCCCCCGCCGCCGCTCGACGACCCGACCCCGAAGCCGCTCTTCGCCCCCGACCCGCCCGACGGGGAGCCCGTACGCCGTCCGCGTCCCGGCAGCCGCGCGGCCAACGGCGGCCAGGGCTACTGGCCCTGGGACGTCTCCCAGGACTCCTCGGTCAGCCAGGACTCCGGCGTCCGGCCGCCGCCCGGTCGTGACACGGGTTCGTGGTCGTCGGGGTCGTGGGCGGGCGACCGCTGGGGCACCGGCGACGGGCTCGACGACACCGGCGAGCAGGTCCCGGGACGCAGCTGGATCCGGCTCGCGATGATCGTGGGCATCTGCCTGCTGGTGGGTGTCGCGGCCGTCGCGGCCTACCAGCTCGGGCTGAAGCCGCCCATCCCCGGCGACTCCACGGACGAACCGACCACGAGCGCGAGCCCGACCGCGACCGAGCCGACGCCCTTCACCGACCTCGTCGCCGACGACTTCGACCCGCAGGGCGCGCCGCCGCGCGAGGAGAACCCCGAGCAGGTCCCCAACGTCGTCGACGGCGATCCCGCGACCGCGTGGACCACGTCGACCTACGAGCAGAACTTCGGTCCCGGCGGGCTCAAGAGCGGCGTCGGCGTCGTCATCGACCTCGGCACCACCCGCGCGGTGCGCCGGGTGGTCGTGACCACCTCGGGCGGCCAGACCGCCCTGGCGGCGTACGTCACCTCCGAGGCGCCCACGGGCGTCGCGGGCCTCACCCCGGTCGACACCGCCTCCGCCGACGGCCCGGTCACGATCGAGCTCGACGAGGCGGTCTCGGGCCGCTACGTCACCGTCTGGCTGACCCTGATCCCGGCGGTCGACGGCGGGTTCCGCGGCACGATCTCCGAGGTGCAGGTGCTCGGATGA
- the sigM gene encoding RNA polymerase sigma factor SigM gives MTAPVSDRSDQALLQAHVDGDADAFGELFARHRDRLWAVALRTMGNPEDAADGLQDAMVAAFRRAGSFRGEAAVTTWLHRVVVNACLDRIRASKIRRLEALPDDVEDRGTLVATAVHDDRPEEAAEDNERRRRVLAALATLPADQRAALVLVDMEGYPVAEVALMLDCAEGTVKSRCSRGRTRLAGLLADLHHPAGDPPHGNPPPDGPVQPTVRPRGPPRA, from the coding sequence ATGACCGCTCCGGTGAGCGACCGGTCCGACCAGGCGCTCCTCCAGGCGCACGTCGACGGGGACGCCGACGCCTTCGGCGAGCTCTTCGCCCGCCACCGCGACCGGCTGTGGGCGGTCGCGCTGCGCACCATGGGCAACCCCGAGGACGCCGCTGACGGCTTGCAGGACGCGATGGTCGCTGCGTTCCGCCGCGCCGGCTCCTTCCGGGGAGAGGCCGCCGTGACCACCTGGCTGCACCGCGTCGTGGTCAATGCCTGCCTCGACCGGATCCGCGCGTCGAAGATCCGCCGGCTCGAGGCGCTGCCCGACGACGTCGAGGACCGGGGCACGCTCGTCGCGACCGCGGTGCACGACGACCGCCCCGAGGAGGCGGCCGAGGACAACGAGCGGCGCCGGCGCGTGCTGGCCGCCCTCGCGACGCTCCCGGCCGACCAGCGCGCGGCGCTGGTGCTGGTCGACATGGAGGGCTACCCGGTCGCGGAGGTGGCGCTGATGCTCGACTGCGCCGAGGGCACCGTGAAGTCGCGCTGCTCGCGGGGTCGTACGCGCCTGGCCGGCCTCCTGGCCGACCTGCACCACCCGGCCGGTGACCCGCCTCACGGGAACCCGCCCCCCGACGGGCCCGTCCAACCCACCGTGCGGCCCCGCGGGCCACCACGCGCCTGA
- the trxB gene encoding thioredoxin-disulfide reductase, translating into MSETTGTRNVIIIGSGPSGYTAAVYAARAALEPLVFEGSVTAGGALMNTTEVENFPGFRDGIMGPALMDEMRAQAERFGAELVSDDVVEVDLTGDVKVVRTATDTYTARSVILSTGSGYRKLGLPREDELSGRGVSWCATCDGFFFREQAIAVVGGGDSAIEEATFLTRFASKVYLIHRRDELRASKIMQERAFADPKLEMVWNSEVAAINGADKLESIDLRDTVTGEERRLDVTGLFIAIGHDPRSELLTGQVDLDDDGYVLVEHPSTKTNLPGVFAAGDLVDHHYRQAITAAGTGCAAALDAERFIAALDHEASTAGDAAATVEAIAEEVQTAGA; encoded by the coding sequence ATGAGCGAGACCACCGGCACGCGCAACGTGATCATCATCGGCTCGGGGCCCTCGGGCTACACCGCCGCTGTCTACGCGGCCCGTGCAGCGCTGGAGCCGCTGGTGTTCGAGGGATCGGTCACCGCCGGCGGTGCGCTGATGAACACCACCGAGGTGGAGAACTTCCCCGGCTTCCGTGACGGCATCATGGGCCCCGCACTGATGGACGAGATGCGTGCGCAGGCCGAGCGCTTCGGCGCCGAGCTGGTCTCCGACGACGTGGTCGAGGTCGACCTGACCGGTGACGTGAAGGTCGTCAGGACCGCCACCGACACCTACACCGCGCGCTCGGTGATCCTGTCCACGGGCTCGGGCTACCGCAAGCTCGGCCTGCCTCGCGAGGACGAGCTGTCCGGTCGCGGTGTGTCGTGGTGCGCGACGTGCGACGGCTTCTTCTTCCGGGAGCAGGCCATCGCCGTCGTCGGTGGCGGCGACTCGGCCATCGAGGAGGCGACCTTCCTCACCCGCTTCGCCTCGAAGGTCTACCTCATCCACCGCCGCGACGAGCTGCGTGCCTCCAAGATCATGCAGGAGCGTGCCTTCGCCGACCCGAAGCTCGAGATGGTGTGGAACTCCGAGGTCGCCGCGATCAACGGCGCCGACAAGCTCGAGTCGATCGACCTGCGCGACACCGTGACGGGCGAGGAGCGCCGGCTCGACGTCACGGGCCTCTTCATCGCGATCGGGCACGACCCCCGCTCGGAACTGCTGACCGGCCAGGTCGACCTCGACGACGACGGCTACGTCCTCGTCGAGCACCCCTCGACCAAGACCAACCTGCCGGGCGTCTTCGCCGCGGGTGACCTCGTCGACCACCACTACCGCCAGGCGATCACCGCTGCCGGCACCGGCTGCGCGGCCGCCCTCGACGCCGAGCGCTTCATCGCAGCCCTCGACCACGAGGCGTCCACCGCGGGTGACGCGGCGGCTACCGTCGAGGCGATCGCCGAAGAGGTGCAGACCGCCGGCGCCTGA